ATCGGCACACGCGTCAAGCGCATGGATTATCTCATCGCCCTCGGCACACATCAGCCCATGTCGCCGGAAAAGATAAACGTCCATCTCGGCATTACCGAACGCGATTGGCAGAAGTATCCGAACATAAAAGTATTCAATCACCTCTGGGACGATCCGGCAAGTTTCCGGAAAGTCGGCACGATAAGCGCGAAAGAGATAGCGGATATATCCGGCGGGCTCCTGAAAGAGGATATTCCCGTCGAGATAAACAAGCTCATCTACGACTACGATATGTTCTTTATCCTCGGCCCCACATTCCCCCATGAGGTCGTGGGATTCTCCGGCGGGAACAAATATCTTTTCCCCGGCATCTGCGGACCGCGTTTCCTCAATCTCTTCCATTGGCTCGGGGCGCTTATCACCAATGTAAGCATCAACGGCGTCATCGATACGCCGGTACGCGCGGCGATCGACCGCGCGGCGAGCTTCATCGGCATGACGTATCACAATTTCGATATGGTGGTGCAGCACGGCAAACTGAAGGGTCTTTTCTTCGGCGAAGTGCGCGAGGCGTGGCGCAAAGCGGCCGAGCTTTCGAACGAACTGCATGTCGTCTATAAGCCGCGGCGTTTCTCGAAGATACTCGGCATAGCACCGCACATGTACGACGACCTGTGGACGGGCGGCAAGGTGATGTACAAGCTCGAACCGGTCATCGAGGACGGCGGGGAGATCATCATCTACGCGCCGCATATCACCGAGGTATCCTACACCCACGGAAAAACGATAGACCGCATCGGGTATCACGTGCGGGATTATTTCCTCAAGCAGATGGATACATTCAAGGATATACCGCTTGGCATCATGGCGCATTCCACGCATGTGCGCGGCACGGGCGGTTTCGACGGCGTAAAAGAAACGCCGCGCGTGAAGGTAACGCTTGCGACCGGCATACCCAGAGAGCGATGCGAGCTCATCAATCTCGGATATGCCGACCCCGCACAGGTGAATATCGAATCGTTCCGTAACCGCGAGGCCGAAGGCATACTCCTCGTCGATCATGCGGGCGAAATGCTCTATCGCGTTCAGTCCTGATACGAAGATAAATAATTTTCCGGAGGAAAGCCATGCCTACTACGGTTGTCGTCGGCGGTCAATGGGGCGATGAGGGCAAAGCCAAGATGGTCGACTATTACGCCAAGGATATGGACATGGTCGTCCGCTATCAGGGCGGGGCGAACGCAGGACATACGGTCATCGCTGAGGGAAAGAAATACGTTTTCCATCTGATACCATCGGGCATTCTGTACCCGGAAACCGTCTGCGTCATCGGCAACGGCGTCGTCTTCGAACCCGAGGCGTTCTTCGCCGAAGTGGAGATGCTCCGCTCTCACAACATCGACTTTGCAAAGCGCATTTTCATATCGAGCCGCGCGCATGTCATCATGCCGTATCACAAGGCCATCGACGGACTCGCCGAGAAGTCTTCCGGCGACAGGATCGGCACCACCAAACGCGGCATCGGACCCGCGTACACCGATAAGATGTCCCGTGTCGGCATACGGGTAGCCGATCTCCTTTCGCGTAAAACATTGCGCGCAAAGATCGAAGCGGCGCTCCCGGAAAAAAACGCGATACTCGCATTCTACGGCGAAAAGCCGATGACAGTCGAGCCCATCGTCGATGCCTACACGACATTCGGTGAAAAGCTCGCCCCGTATATTGAGGATGTCGTATACCGTGTGAACGATATGGTGCGTGCGAAAAAGAATGTTCTCTTCGAAGGCGCGCAGGGCGCAGGACTTGATATCGATTTCGGCACGTATCCATTCGTGACATCGTCCAATCCAACGTCCGCAGGCGCCTGCACCGGCAGCGGTGTGGGCCCCAACGCCATCGACCGCATTGTCGGCGTATGCAAAGCGTATGTCACCCGCGTCGGCGGCGGTCCGCTCCCGACACGGCTCATCGGCGCTGAAGAGGAGAATCTCCGGAAGATCGGCGGCGAATACGGCGCTACCACCGGACGCCCGCGCGGCTGCGGCTGGTTCGACGGCGTGCAGATGAAATTCTCATCGATGATAAACGGCTTCACCGACATAGCGCTCACCAAGATGGACATCTTCAACACGTTCGAATCGATACAGGTGTGCACCGGCTACCGCATCGACGGGAAAGTTACCGATACATTCCCCGCGGACAGCGACGAGCTCTTCCGCGCTGAACCGGTGTATGAAACGCTCGAGGGATGGAAGTCCGACATCTGCGCCGTGCGCACGTTCGGCGAGCTCCCGCGCAAGGCGAAAGAGTATATCCGTTTCCTCGAAAGTCTTGTCGGGGTGCGCGTAAGCGTTATATCCGTCGGAGCAGACCGCGAGGCGATGGTAGTACGTTAGTCTTGACGCGCTCACAGCGACAAGGCGATTGGAAAACGAAATGAATGCGCGGAAGAGTATACTCATTCGTGATGTAAGTCGCCGGAATGAGAGAACAAGGGGTCATGACCCCTTGTTCTGTAGCGTGGCGGCAGTAGTATCCGCGCGGAAGATGCTCCGTTTACGCCTGCTTCAACGCCTTATCGATGGCCGCCGCGTCGGCGAAGCCCATCTCGACGATCACCTCGCCGATACGCTTCTGCGGTGTCGCTTTCTGTTTCTCAAGCGCCTGCGCGAGCTGCTCGGCGGTTATGATCTTCAGTGATACGAGCGTTTCTCCCAATGGCATGGTATCCTCCCATCATCCCGATGTACTTCCGGCACGCTTCTATTGCAGATATTCCTTCTCGTGCGTTATCATTTCCTCAAGGCGCTCTTCGCGGCGTATAGGCCTCACGTGACTGCCGTCGACGAGATATTCGGCCAGGCGCGGCCTCCCGTTGTAATTGCTCGACATGCTGTACCCGTACGCACCGGCGTTCATAATGGCGACACAATCGCCTTCCTTCACTGTCGATATCCTGCGACCGCTCGCAAAGACGTCCGAACTTTCGCAGACGGGACCGACGATATCGGCCGTCATCGTTCCGGCACGCTTGACGAGCGGGAGTATCTCATGGTATGCGTCGTACATCGCCACACGCACAAGATCGTTCATCCCGGCGTTCACGATGACAAAGGTACGCCCCGCCTCGACCTTCACATATTCAACACGCGCAACGAGCACGCCGCTCTCCGCCACGATGAAACGCCCCGGCTCGACGATCATCGTCGCATCGAAACCCTCGAGCACGGGGATAACGGTCTTCTTGTACGATGTGAAGTCGAACGGTTCGTCCTTGGCTTCATTGTAGGGGATGCCGAAGCCGCCGCCGATATCGACATGGGTGATGGTGAACCCCTCGCTGCGGAGGAGTTCGAGCACGGCTTTCGCACGGACGTATGAATCGTGATAGGGCTTGGCCTTGAGTATCTGCGAACCGATATGCATGGCGATGCCGGTGAGCTTCGCATGCTTGAGCGATCTCAAAAGCGCGATGTTCTCCCGTATCGTCTCAATGCCGACACCGAACTTATTACCCTTGGTGCCGGTGGTTATCTTCTTGTGAGTACCGGCAGCCACATCCGGATTGATGCGCAGCGCCACGTTCACCGTCCCGTAATCGGCCGCGATGCGGTCGATGGCGAGAAGTTCCGGGAGCGATTCGGCGTTTATCATGAGGATATTGCGCTCCATCGCGTAGCGGAGTTCCGCTTCCGTTTTCGCGACGCCGGAAAAAACGACCTTGCGCGCATCGCCGCCCGCGGCAAGATACCGGAACAACTCCCCGCGCGAAATGATGTCCGCGCCGAGCCCCTCGCCTGCAGCGATCTTCAGTATGCTGAGATTATTGTTCGTCTTCACCGCATAGGCAATGACCGTTGACGGAAGCGATGAGAACACCGATGAGAGCGTTCTGATGCGCTCGAGCATGGTCTTCTTCGCATAGAGATAGAACGGGGTCGGCACGCTCCCCGCGAACTCGGCAAGCGAGAGCTCATCGCAGTAAAGCTGTCCGTTTCGATGATCGAACATGGCTGCTCCCCGTTGATCAGGATCAAATGTCACGATACGTTTCGCACCCAGCAGGAGTTGAACCTGCAGCCTCAGGCTTCGGAGGCCTGCGCTCTATCCAGTTGAGCTATGAGTGCCAATACAGCGCCGCGTCGGTGCCAAAGCGATACTAACGCTATGCCAGTGCAACGCCTAATCGACCTTGCGGTTGACGGCGACCTTGTTCTTCGTTTTATTATACACAACACCGCCGTTCCAATATTCCACTGCGGCAAAAAGTGAATTACCGCCGTCGTTCGGCCCGCTCTTCTCCGTACGCCAGGCGACATACTGCATCATCTTTTCCGGGTCGCCGCTTTCAAAGGCCTCCGTGCGTTTGGAGAGGAAATCGTTCCATTTCTCAAGGTCCTGAAACCCGGCGCCCTCATCCTCGACGATGAGGTGGAACACCTTCCCCTGCGAATGGAACCACACGCGTACCTTCTTCGCCTTATCGCAGTGATTGCCGTGCAATACTGCGTTCTTGATTATCTCCGACACCTGCTGCTCAAGAAGGTTCTTTTCTTTCAGATCTTCGGTCGCGTTCTTGGTCACGACGACGGTAAAATAGCGTACCTGATTGATATCGGAGGGGAATTCCTTGTAAAACATGCCTTTCGTGTCGAACAGGGGGCTATTCTCATCAACTGTCAGTCGCGCCATGAACACCGTTCCTCATTGCATACGATAAATAATATTTGAGAACCGGCCCCGACTTCCCGCCGCGCATCGCACCGCGTGGGCGTGTCACGGAAGGGCCTCCGAGACTCTTGCACCAAATATACGTCCGAAAATTGAAAAAAGCAAGGTTTCACCGGGAGATACGCCCTCCCGACACTCCCGTTTGCATAATACCGCATTTTTATCTATACTGTATCGGTGGGATTTTCTCAATGCCGATGATGTGCGAGGAATGCGCTCCCCAATGATGCTCAAGATCGCTCAAAACATCGTGTACTGCGGGATACGCACCGGCGAGAAGCCGGCGAATACGCTGTCGCTCATCGTTTCTGTCAATGTCATATCCATTTCCCTCGTCATTGCCTTGACCCCGTTCTGCATCGGCAATATCATCCGGGGAAACACCCGCGGCGCCCTCATCGAAGGCCTCATAATCCTCATCATGGCCGCTGCCATCGCGATGCTCCGCATCACAAAAAGCAGCCTTGTTGCCGCCCTTGCCGGGCGTTCCTTTCTTGCCTTGATCATCGCCATACTCTGCCACACTTTCATTTTTGGGATCACCGTTGAACGAGGCTTGTTCTGGTTCGTGCTGTTCCCGGTATTCGCCTATTATATCGACGGCCCCCTTCGCGGCACGCTCTGGTCGGGGGCTTTCATCGGGACTGCGCTCCTGTTCTCCGCCCTCTCTGTTCTGGGATATGTACCGGGACCGTATGCGCGCAACACTCCGATGCTCGGTGCATTCCTTTCCCTGCTCACGACCATAGCGGGGTTCATGCTCCTCTATTCGCTTCGGCAGCACCGGCATGAACGCACCATCATGGCGCAGGCATTCACCGATACGCTGACCGACCTGCCCAACCGTGCGAAACTCGTCATTGATATCAGCGCCGCACCGCGGTCCATACTCATCCTCGCCAATATCGATGATTTCAAGGAAGTCAGTTTTTTCGGGAATGACGTGGGCGATTTCATACTCCGCGAGCTCGGAAAGAAACTCGCCCATCTCATCGGGAACGACCCCATTCGGCTCTATCATCTGCATGCCGACGAATTCGGTCTGCTCGCGGACGCCGAGCTTACGCTTGCCCAGGTCGATGAACGCGTATCGCTCTATCACAAGGTCATCGAGAACACCTTTTTCCGGTTCAACGATCAAAGCCTCAATATCGGCATCACCTTCGGCATTGCCGAGGGCCGGGAGAACCTCATCGAAAAAGCGGCCATGGCGCTGACATCGGCGAAGCGTCTTAAGCGTTCGCATCTCATGTTCAGCGATTCGGATAATCTTGCGGCTGCGTACCGTACGAACATGGAATGGATGAAGCGATTCAAGGATGCGATGGTAGAGCACCGCGTCATGCCGTATTTCCAGCCCATCGTCAACAATCGTTCCGGCATACCCGAGATATATGAATGCCTCGTACGCATCGATGACGGTGACGGCACGGTAGCCTCGCCCGGCGAATTCCTCGAGGCGGCGCGGCGCGCAAAGCTCTACGGCTTCCTCACACGGACGATGATACGCCGCTCATTCGATTTCTTCAAGGACAGAACGGAATCGTTCACGATCAACTTCTCGTACGCGGACATCGAGGACGTGACGACGATGGCCTTCCTCAAAACGAACATCAGGAACTACGGCATCGGGCCGCGCTTCATCATCGAGATGACGGAATCCGAACGGTTCGAGGATTTCAACCGCGTGCTCGCGTTCGTAAAGGACATGAAGGACCTGGGCTGCCGGCTCGCCATCGACGATTTCGGCGCGGGGTATTCGAACTATGAGTACATCATCCGGCTCAATGCCGACTACGTGAAGATAAACGGCGCGCTCATCGCCGATATCGACCATGACATCGGTGCGTATACGCTCGTGAAAACGATAGGCAAATTCTCCGAGCAGCTCGATATACGCTCCATCGCCGAATACGTGGAATCGCAGTCGATCTAT
This portion of the Spirochaetota bacterium genome encodes:
- the lysA gene encoding diaminopimelate decarboxylase, which produces MFDHRNGQLYCDELSLAEFAGSVPTPFYLYAKKTMLERIRTLSSVFSSLPSTVIAYAVKTNNNLSILKIAAGEGLGADIISRGELFRYLAAGGDARKVVFSGVAKTEAELRYAMERNILMINAESLPELLAIDRIAADYGTVNVALRINPDVAAGTHKKITTGTKGNKFGVGIETIRENIALLRSLKHAKLTGIAMHIGSQILKAKPYHDSYVRAKAVLELLRSEGFTITHVDIGGGFGIPYNEAKDEPFDFTSYKKTVIPVLEGFDATMIVEPGRFIVAESGVLVARVEYVKVEAGRTFVIVNAGMNDLVRVAMYDAYHEILPLVKRAGTMTADIVGPVCESSDVFASGRRISTVKEGDCVAIMNAGAYGYSMSSNYNGRPRLAEYLVDGSHVRPIRREERLEEMITHEKEYLQ
- a CDS encoding adenylosuccinate synthase produces the protein MPTTVVVGGQWGDEGKAKMVDYYAKDMDMVVRYQGGANAGHTVIAEGKKYVFHLIPSGILYPETVCVIGNGVVFEPEAFFAEVEMLRSHNIDFAKRIFISSRAHVIMPYHKAIDGLAEKSSGDRIGTTKRGIGPAYTDKMSRVGIRVADLLSRKTLRAKIEAALPEKNAILAFYGEKPMTVEPIVDAYTTFGEKLAPYIEDVVYRVNDMVRAKKNVLFEGAQGAGLDIDFGTYPFVTSSNPTSAGACTGSGVGPNAIDRIVGVCKAYVTRVGGGPLPTRLIGAEEENLRKIGGEYGATTGRPRGCGWFDGVQMKFSSMINGFTDIALTKMDIFNTFESIQVCTGYRIDGKVTDTFPADSDELFRAEPVYETLEGWKSDICAVRTFGELPRKAKEYIRFLESLVGVRVSVISVGADREAMVVR
- a CDS encoding bifunctional diguanylate cyclase/phosphodiesterase → MMLKIAQNIVYCGIRTGEKPANTLSLIVSVNVISISLVIALTPFCIGNIIRGNTRGALIEGLIILIMAAAIAMLRITKSSLVAALAGRSFLALIIAILCHTFIFGITVERGLFWFVLFPVFAYYIDGPLRGTLWSGAFIGTALLFSALSVLGYVPGPYARNTPMLGAFLSLLTTIAGFMLLYSLRQHRHERTIMAQAFTDTLTDLPNRAKLVIDISAAPRSILILANIDDFKEVSFFGNDVGDFILRELGKKLAHLIGNDPIRLYHLHADEFGLLADAELTLAQVDERVSLYHKVIENTFFRFNDQSLNIGITFGIAEGRENLIEKAAMALTSAKRLKRSHLMFSDSDNLAAAYRTNMEWMKRFKDAMVEHRVMPYFQPIVNNRSGIPEIYECLVRIDDGDGTVASPGEFLEAARRAKLYGFLTRTMIRRSFDFFKDRTESFTINFSYADIEDVTTMAFLKTNIRNYGIGPRFIIEMTESERFEDFNRVLAFVKDMKDLGCRLAIDDFGAGYSNYEYIIRLNADYVKINGALIADIDHDIGAYTLVKTIGKFSEQLDIRSIAEYVESQSIYEIVRALKIDYSQGYYFGKPAPVIETGAGTALPDA
- a CDS encoding ATP-binding protein → MARLTVDENSPLFDTKGMFYKEFPSDINQVRYFTVVVTKNATEDLKEKNLLEQQVSEIIKNAVLHGNHCDKAKKVRVWFHSQGKVFHLIVEDEGAGFQDLEKWNDFLSKRTEAFESGDPEKMMQYVAWRTEKSGPNDGGNSLFAAVEYWNGGVVYNKTKNKVAVNRKVD
- a CDS encoding lactate racemase domain-containing protein; translated protein: MVIGNGYKDKELSATEVESIVTEAFQAVKVDGKRILFIIPDSTRTAPVGLMFRLFHKIIGTRVKRMDYLIALGTHQPMSPEKINVHLGITERDWQKYPNIKVFNHLWDDPASFRKVGTISAKEIADISGGLLKEDIPVEINKLIYDYDMFFILGPTFPHEVVGFSGGNKYLFPGICGPRFLNLFHWLGALITNVSINGVIDTPVRAAIDRAASFIGMTYHNFDMVVQHGKLKGLFFGEVREAWRKAAELSNELHVVYKPRRFSKILGIAPHMYDDLWTGGKVMYKLEPVIEDGGEIIIYAPHITEVSYTHGKTIDRIGYHVRDYFLKQMDTFKDIPLGIMAHSTHVRGTGGFDGVKETPRVKVTLATGIPRERCELINLGYADPAQVNIESFRNREAEGILLVDHAGEMLYRVQS